A single Chryseobacterium sp. DNA region contains:
- a CDS encoding efflux transporter outer membrane subunit, whose amino-acid sequence MRIFNIKSFVASGAVVLLVVSCTVGKPYTRTDLQVPESYKESVQVTGDTVVLPWKTFFKDPTLIRLVDKALSRNNEINIALKNIEQLDLIYKQAKLSLLPTLDFNAGANRSWASKNSLNGSLNEQFLGTKYIDDFTATLQLSWEVDIWGKSKMQKESAAAEYFGQKENLYAIKSRIVVQVAQAYYNLISLDEQLKIAEQNIELSNSTLKMMELQFKAGQINSLAVQQSEAQKKTAELLIPLAKQNIAVQENALSILCGEYPNTIERTGNLKTMIPENKLSEGVPAQLLSRRPDLKAAEFNVVSLNSKTGLAKAAMYPSISLSPQIGVNSNKLNTWFDIPGSVTKTIAANLAAPIFQKKQLKTAYETALIEQEKAAINFKQSVMTAVGEVSDAMAQSKGASERLQLLEQRTAILDKGINDALKLYKSGMATYLEVITAQNNKLQNDLEAINVSLEKLNAEVDLYRALGGGIE is encoded by the coding sequence ATGAGAATATTTAATATAAAAAGTTTTGTCGCTTCCGGTGCAGTGGTATTGCTGGTGGTGTCCTGTACCGTAGGAAAACCTTATACAAGGACGGACCTTCAGGTACCGGAGAGCTACAAAGAATCTGTACAGGTAACCGGTGATACGGTAGTCCTTCCTTGGAAGACCTTCTTCAAGGATCCAACATTAATAAGGCTGGTTGATAAAGCGCTGTCCAGAAATAACGAAATCAATATCGCATTAAAAAATATAGAACAGCTGGATCTTATTTACAAACAAGCCAAGCTGTCGCTGCTGCCCACCCTCGATTTCAATGCGGGAGCCAATAGAAGCTGGGCTTCTAAGAACAGTCTGAACGGATCCCTGAATGAGCAGTTTCTGGGAACTAAATACATCGATGATTTTACGGCAACCCTTCAGCTTTCATGGGAAGTGGATATCTGGGGAAAATCCAAAATGCAGAAAGAATCTGCCGCTGCGGAATATTTTGGACAGAAGGAAAACCTGTATGCTATAAAAAGCAGAATTGTCGTTCAGGTGGCACAGGCTTACTATAATTTAATCAGCCTCGATGAGCAGCTGAAGATTGCTGAACAGAATATTGAATTGAGCAACAGTACCCTTAAAATGATGGAGCTTCAGTTTAAAGCAGGGCAAATCAACTCATTAGCTGTTCAGCAGTCAGAAGCACAAAAGAAAACAGCAGAGTTGCTGATTCCTCTTGCCAAGCAGAATATTGCGGTCCAGGAAAATGCACTGAGTATTCTTTGCGGTGAATATCCCAATACCATTGAAAGAACGGGAAATCTTAAAACCATGATTCCTGAAAATAAACTGTCCGAAGGAGTTCCTGCCCAGTTGCTGAGCCGAAGACCGGATCTGAAGGCTGCAGAATTCAATGTGGTCAGCCTGAATTCAAAAACAGGGCTGGCAAAAGCAGCCATGTATCCGAGTATCAGTTTATCACCACAGATAGGAGTGAACTCCAATAAGTTGAATACATGGTTTGATATTCCGGGATCGGTTACGAAGACGATAGCCGCTAATCTGGCAGCCCCGATCTTTCAAAAAAAACAGCTGAAAACAGCGTATGAAACAGCCCTGATAGAACAGGAAAAAGCGGCGATCAACTTTAAGCAGTCAGTTATGACTGCTGTAGGTGAAGTCTCAGATGCAATGGCCCAATCTAAAGGTGCTTCCGAAAGACTGCAGCTTTTGGAGCAGAGAACAGCTATTTTAGATAAAGGAATCAATGATGCGCTTAAACTGTATAAAAGCGGAATGGCTACTTACCTTGAAGTGATCACGGCCCAGAATAATAAACTTCAGAATGACCTTGAGGCGATCAATGTTAGTCTTGAAAAATTAAATGCTGAGGTTGACCTGTACAGAGCATTAGGCGGAGGTATAGAATAG
- a CDS encoding DUF4840 domain-containing protein: MKKFKVPRIFMAVALLLAGLSLFSCLNTDGPDIPPVKLEDLKGNYKGRLITVQGGTRTEKTIDFKVKTDTIVFAEFPVKEIVASVVKDPVKTELAIKEMGKIKYDLKYAAMVNTYNNVVELIFTPKILELKIPVDGAVKNTTVQLAAKQKGYFVGMDQSLRFAVEAEKITVDGVVLSPFETISYNFPFCVKAK; encoded by the coding sequence ATGAAGAAATTTAAAGTACCCAGAATTTTTATGGCTGTTGCACTACTATTGGCCGGCCTCAGTTTATTTTCATGCCTTAATACGGACGGACCGGATATCCCGCCTGTAAAGCTGGAGGATCTTAAAGGAAATTATAAGGGCAGGCTTATTACGGTTCAAGGTGGAACCAGAACAGAGAAAACCATAGATTTTAAAGTGAAAACAGATACCATTGTGTTTGCAGAATTTCCGGTTAAAGAAATTGTGGCCTCTGTGGTTAAAGATCCGGTAAAGACAGAATTGGCAATTAAAGAAATGGGAAAAATAAAATATGATCTTAAATATGCAGCAATGGTTAATACCTATAATAATGTAGTGGAATTGATTTTTACCCCTAAAATTTTGGAGCTAAAAATTCCTGTAGATGGAGCCGTTAAAAATACTACAGTTCAGCTGGCTGCTAAACAGAAAGGATATTTTGTGGGCATGGATCAGTCATTAAGATTTGCTGTGGAAGCAGAAAAGATTACGGTAGATGGCGTAGTACTGAGTCCTTTTGAAACGATCAGTTATAATTTTCCATTTTGCGTAAAAGCTAAATAA